From Micromonospora echinospora, one genomic window encodes:
- a CDS encoding DUF349 domain-containing protein, with protein sequence MSDWTAFGRVDADGTVYVKTTEGERVVGSWQAGAPEEGLAHFARRFADLVTEVDLAEARLNSGAADASGSLTTVRRLRDSLAEAHVVGDIDALAARLDKLAALAEEKAAEARAARDAARVEAVARKTALVEEAEKLAAESTGWKTAGDRLKEILDEWKTIRGVDKKTDGELWKRFAAARDGFTRRRGAHFASLDSQRKQAQAAKEQLVAEAESVKDSTEWAATANRLKELMAEWKAAPRASKEAEQKLWERFRAAQDEFFTRRSEVFSARDNEQRANLERKQALLAEAEALDVDADPRGTQAKLREIQAQWHEAGRVPRDAAAGLERRMRAVDDRIREAMDSAWRRTAPQDNPLLAQMRAQVAEAEERLTRAQAAGDAKRIREAEQALASKRQFLQLAEQAG encoded by the coding sequence ATGAGCGACTGGACTGCCTTCGGACGGGTGGACGCGGACGGCACCGTGTACGTCAAGACCACCGAAGGCGAGCGAGTGGTCGGATCCTGGCAGGCCGGAGCACCGGAGGAGGGGCTGGCCCACTTCGCCCGCCGCTTCGCCGACCTGGTCACCGAGGTCGACCTGGCCGAGGCCCGACTCAACTCGGGGGCGGCCGACGCCAGCGGATCACTGACCACGGTCCGCCGGCTCCGGGATTCGCTGGCCGAGGCGCACGTCGTCGGGGACATCGACGCGCTCGCCGCCCGGCTGGACAAGCTCGCCGCGCTCGCGGAGGAGAAGGCCGCCGAGGCGCGGGCGGCCCGCGACGCCGCGCGGGTCGAGGCCGTGGCCCGCAAGACCGCCCTGGTGGAGGAGGCCGAGAAGCTCGCCGCCGAGTCCACCGGATGGAAGACCGCCGGCGACCGCCTCAAGGAGATCCTCGACGAGTGGAAGACCATTCGTGGGGTCGACAAGAAGACCGACGGTGAGCTGTGGAAGCGGTTCGCCGCCGCCCGGGACGGGTTCACCCGCCGTCGGGGCGCGCACTTCGCCTCCCTGGACTCGCAGCGCAAGCAGGCGCAGGCCGCCAAGGAGCAACTGGTCGCCGAGGCCGAGTCGGTCAAGGACTCGACCGAGTGGGCGGCCACCGCCAACCGGCTCAAGGAGCTGATGGCCGAGTGGAAGGCCGCGCCGCGCGCCTCGAAGGAGGCCGAGCAGAAGCTCTGGGAACGGTTCCGGGCGGCTCAGGACGAGTTCTTCACCCGGCGGAGCGAGGTCTTCTCGGCCCGGGACAACGAGCAGCGCGCCAACCTGGAGCGCAAGCAGGCCCTGCTGGCCGAGGCCGAGGCGCTGGACGTCGACGCCGACCCGCGCGGCACCCAGGCGAAGCTGCGTGAGATCCAGGCGCAGTGGCACGAGGCCGGGCGGGTTCCCCGGGACGCGGCGGCCGGCCTGGAGCGGCGGATGCGGGCGGTGGACGACCGGATCCGTGAGGCGATGGACTCCGCGTGGCGGCGTACCGCGCCGCAGGACAACCCGCTGCTGGCCCAGATGCGCGCGCAGGTCGCCGAGGCCGAGGAGCGGCTGACCCGCGCCCAGGCCGCCGGGGACGCCAAGCGGATCCGGGAGGCCGAGCAGGCGCTCGCGTCCAAGCGGCAGTTCCTCCAGCTCGCCGAGCAGGCCGGCTGA
- a CDS encoding cellulase family glycosylhydrolase yields the protein MSRTLRRGMLGGVLAAVVTATVGVLVAAAPTPAPAVTANAGTGTGYLHTDGNRIVDATGATVRITGINWFGMETDNKTFHGLWSTNPWRNQIDTMARLGYNTLRVPYSNDALKPGATASGINDFVNPDLVGLSPLQILDRVIEYAGGKGMRIILDRHRPSAGGQSALWYTPAVSEQTWIDDWKMLARRYAGNTTVIGADLHNEPHAEGTNPNATGACWGCGVPARDWRLAAERAGNAILGVQPNWLIFVEGVSCPSGGLSNVWDGDPSNDEDCGWWGGNLSKAGEFPVRLTVPNRLVYSPHEYATSVYEQAWFDAPDFPANLPGIWDRYWGYLYKQNIAPIMMGEFGSTLADPRDKVWLERLMAYTGTGVNGMSFTYWSWNPNSGDTGGIALDDWTTINTTKQAILQPYLIAPVGGGPSPTPTGGPSSPPPGGGCTVVYRTTNTWQGGFQGELTVTNTGGAAVNPWRVTWSWPSGVTVASGWNATVTQSGGTVTAAAPTWTPSLGVGASVTIGFTANGPTSTPSAVALNGAAC from the coding sequence ATGTCCCGTACCCTCCGTCGCGGCATGCTCGGCGGCGTTCTCGCCGCCGTGGTGACCGCGACCGTCGGCGTGCTCGTCGCCGCCGCCCCCACCCCCGCGCCGGCCGTCACCGCGAACGCCGGCACCGGCACCGGCTACCTGCACACCGACGGCAACCGGATCGTCGACGCCACCGGCGCCACGGTCCGGATCACCGGCATCAACTGGTTCGGCATGGAGACCGACAACAAGACCTTCCACGGTCTCTGGTCGACTAACCCGTGGCGCAACCAGATCGACACCATGGCCCGCCTCGGCTACAACACGCTGCGGGTGCCGTACTCGAACGACGCGTTGAAACCGGGCGCGACGGCCAGTGGCATCAACGACTTCGTCAACCCCGACCTGGTCGGGCTCTCCCCGTTGCAGATCCTCGACCGGGTGATCGAGTACGCCGGCGGCAAGGGGATGCGGATCATCCTGGACCGGCACCGGCCGTCGGCAGGCGGCCAGTCGGCGCTCTGGTACACCCCGGCGGTCTCCGAGCAGACCTGGATCGACGACTGGAAGATGCTCGCCCGCCGGTACGCCGGCAACACCACCGTCATCGGCGCCGACCTGCACAACGAGCCGCACGCCGAGGGGACCAACCCGAACGCCACCGGCGCCTGCTGGGGCTGTGGCGTCCCGGCCCGGGACTGGCGGCTGGCCGCCGAGCGGGCCGGCAACGCGATCCTCGGCGTGCAGCCGAACTGGCTGATCTTCGTGGAAGGGGTGAGCTGCCCGAGCGGCGGCCTCTCCAACGTCTGGGACGGCGACCCCAGCAACGACGAGGACTGCGGCTGGTGGGGCGGCAACCTGTCGAAGGCCGGCGAGTTCCCGGTCCGGCTGACGGTGCCGAACCGGCTGGTCTACTCACCGCACGAGTACGCCACCTCGGTCTACGAGCAGGCCTGGTTCGACGCGCCCGACTTCCCGGCGAACCTGCCCGGGATCTGGGACAGGTACTGGGGTTACCTGTACAAGCAGAACATCGCGCCGATCATGATGGGCGAGTTCGGCAGCACGCTCGCCGATCCCCGGGACAAGGTCTGGCTGGAGCGACTGATGGCCTACACCGGCACCGGGGTCAACGGGATGTCCTTCACCTACTGGTCGTGGAACCCGAACTCCGGGGACACCGGTGGCATCGCGCTGGACGACTGGACCACCATCAACACCACCAAGCAGGCGATCCTCCAGCCGTACCTGATCGCCCCGGTCGGTGGCGGCCCCTCCCCCACCCCGACCGGCGGGCCGTCGTCCCCGCCGCCGGGCGGCGGGTGCACGGTCGTGTACCGGACGACCAACACCTGGCAGGGCGGCTTCCAGGGTGAGCTGACGGTGACCAACACCGGTGGCGCGGCGGTCAACCCGTGGCGGGTCACCTGGTCCTGGCCGAGCGGGGTCACCGTCGCCAGCGGCTGGAACGCCACGGTGACCCAGAGCGGCGGCACGGTGACCGCGGCGGCACCCACGTGGACCCCGTCGTTGGGCGTCGGCGCCTCGGTGACGATCGGCTTCACCGCCAACGGTCCGACCAGCACGCCGAGCGCGGTGGCGCTCAACGGCGCCGCCTGCTGA
- a CDS encoding polysaccharide lyase family 1 protein, whose protein sequence is MLAGRRRLTLLATTAGATAALVTAGMLTSVTAQASPTAGAESAPQAASTALVGWATQNGGTTGGGSAPTTTVTNASALTSAVGSSSAAVIRVSGTISCSGMIRVRSNKTILGNPGATISGCGFTVNGNSNVIIRNLTFRGWGDDAINVEQSAKNLWIDHNTFTDGNDGAVDIKRGSDFITVSWNRVYGHDKSMLLGHSDDNASQDRGHLRVTYHHNWFDGSNQRHPRVRFGNPVHVYNNYYYNNGGYGVASTEDAGVLVEGNYFENVDDPFHLGEGSSGPGTLVARNNHFVNSGSGQAGGSVASIPYSYTLDSASSVKSIVTAGAGAGRISV, encoded by the coding sequence ATGCTCGCAGGACGGCGTCGCCTGACGCTGCTCGCCACCACCGCCGGCGCCACCGCGGCGCTGGTCACCGCCGGGATGCTCACCTCCGTCACCGCCCAGGCCAGCCCCACCGCCGGCGCCGAGTCCGCCCCGCAGGCCGCCTCGACCGCCCTGGTCGGCTGGGCCACCCAGAACGGCGGCACCACCGGCGGCGGCAGCGCCCCGACCACCACCGTCACCAACGCCTCGGCGCTGACCAGCGCCGTCGGCTCCAGCAGCGCGGCGGTGATCCGGGTCTCCGGCACCATCTCCTGCTCTGGGATGATCCGGGTGCGGTCGAACAAGACCATCCTCGGCAACCCGGGCGCGACCATCTCCGGCTGCGGTTTCACCGTCAACGGCAACAGCAACGTGATCATCCGGAACCTGACCTTCCGGGGCTGGGGCGACGACGCGATCAACGTCGAACAGTCCGCGAAGAACCTCTGGATCGACCACAACACCTTCACCGACGGCAACGACGGCGCGGTCGACATCAAGCGTGGCTCGGACTTCATCACGGTGTCCTGGAACCGGGTCTACGGCCACGACAAGTCGATGCTGCTCGGGCACAGCGACGACAACGCCAGCCAGGACCGGGGGCACCTGCGGGTGACCTACCACCACAACTGGTTCGACGGCAGCAACCAGCGCCACCCGCGGGTCCGCTTCGGCAACCCGGTGCACGTCTACAACAACTACTACTACAACAACGGCGGCTACGGGGTGGCCTCCACCGAGGATGCCGGCGTGCTCGTCGAGGGCAACTACTTCGAGAACGTCGACGACCCGTTCCACCTCGGTGAGGGCAGCTCCGGGCCGGGCACCCTGGTCGCCCGGAACAACCACTTCGTGAACTCGGGCAGCGGGCAGGCCGGCGGCAGCGTCGCCAGCATCCCGTACTCGTACACGCTGGACAGCGCCAGCAGCGTCAAGTCGATCGTGACCGCCGGCGCGGGCGCCGGCCGGATCTCGGTCTGA
- the miaB gene encoding tRNA (N6-isopentenyl adenosine(37)-C2)-methylthiotransferase MiaB, giving the protein MTTAAVGSPRTYQVRTYGCQMNVHDSERISGLLEQAGYVRAPEADDHPDVVVFNTCAVRENADNRLYGNLGHLRPVKNRNPGMQIAVGGCLAQKDRGDIVRRAPWVDVVFGTHNIGSLPVLLERARHNAAAEVEILESLDVFPSTLPTRRESTYAGWVSISVGCNNTCTFCIVPSLRGREKDRRPGDVLAEVRTLVDSGVLEVTLLGQNVNSYGVEFGDRYAFGKLLRACGDVEGLERVRFTSPHPKDFTDDVIAAMAETPNVCHSLHMPLQSGSDDVLKAMRRSYRAERYLGIIAKVREAMPDAAITTDIIVGFPGETEADFQRTLDVVRESRFASAFTFQYSKRPGTPAATMDGQLPKEVVQERYERLIACVEEITWAENRKLVGETVEVLVAVGEGRKDERTGRMSGRARDGRLVHFDAGSLAGTIRPGDIVHTTVTYAAPHHLNADGEPVSHRRTRAGDAAEAGRAPRTPGVLLGLPTVGAPAASPAPATGCAAH; this is encoded by the coding sequence ATGACTACCGCAGCCGTGGGCAGCCCGCGCACCTACCAGGTGCGTACGTACGGCTGCCAGATGAACGTGCACGACTCCGAACGCATTTCCGGCCTGTTGGAACAGGCGGGCTACGTGCGCGCCCCGGAGGCCGACGACCACCCCGACGTGGTCGTCTTCAACACCTGCGCGGTCCGGGAGAACGCGGACAACCGCCTCTACGGCAACCTGGGGCACCTGCGCCCGGTCAAGAACCGTAACCCGGGGATGCAGATCGCGGTCGGCGGCTGCCTGGCCCAGAAGGACCGCGGCGACATCGTCCGCCGCGCCCCCTGGGTGGACGTGGTCTTCGGCACCCACAACATCGGCTCCCTGCCGGTGCTGCTGGAGCGGGCCCGGCACAACGCCGCCGCCGAGGTGGAGATCCTGGAGTCCCTCGACGTCTTCCCCTCGACGCTGCCCACCCGGCGCGAGTCGACGTACGCCGGCTGGGTCTCCATCTCGGTCGGCTGCAACAACACCTGCACGTTCTGCATCGTGCCCTCGCTGCGGGGCCGGGAGAAGGACCGCCGCCCCGGCGACGTCCTCGCCGAGGTCCGCACCCTGGTCGACTCCGGCGTGCTGGAGGTGACCCTGCTGGGGCAGAACGTCAACTCCTACGGCGTCGAGTTCGGCGACCGGTACGCCTTCGGGAAGCTGCTGCGCGCCTGCGGTGACGTCGAGGGCCTGGAGCGGGTCCGGTTCACCAGCCCGCACCCGAAGGACTTCACCGACGACGTGATCGCCGCGATGGCCGAGACCCCGAACGTCTGCCACTCGCTGCACATGCCGTTGCAGTCCGGGTCGGACGACGTGCTGAAGGCGATGCGCCGGTCGTACCGGGCCGAGCGCTACCTCGGCATCATCGCCAAGGTGCGCGAGGCGATGCCGGACGCGGCCATCACCACCGACATCATCGTCGGCTTCCCCGGCGAGACCGAGGCCGACTTCCAGCGCACCCTCGACGTGGTCCGCGAGTCCCGGTTCGCCTCGGCGTTCACGTTCCAGTACTCCAAGCGCCCCGGCACCCCGGCCGCCACGATGGACGGGCAGCTGCCCAAGGAGGTCGTGCAGGAGCGCTACGAGCGGCTGATCGCCTGCGTCGAGGAGATCACCTGGGCGGAGAACCGCAAGCTGGTCGGGGAGACCGTCGAGGTGCTGGTCGCCGTCGGTGAGGGCCGCAAGGACGAGCGCACCGGCCGGATGTCCGGCCGGGCCCGCGACGGCCGCCTGGTGCACTTCGACGCGGGGTCGCTGGCCGGCACGATCCGGCCGGGCGACATCGTGCACACCACGGTCACCTACGCCGCCCCGCACCACCTCAACGCCGACGGCGAGCCGGTGTCGCACCGGCGCACCCGGGCCGGGGACGCCGCCGAGGCGGGGCGCGCGCCGCGTACCCCCGGGGTGTTGCTCGGCCTGCCCACGGTCGGCGCGCCGGCCGCGTCGCCCGCGCCGGCCACCGGCTGCGCCGCGCACTGA
- a CDS encoding DUF2277 family protein, translating into MCRSIKTLREPYVPTVTDADVHAAALQYVRKISGFRAPAAHNAAAFEAAVTAVAAATRTLLDQIVVRGASRPGPSPATD; encoded by the coding sequence ATGTGCCGGAGCATCAAGACCCTGCGGGAGCCGTACGTCCCGACGGTCACCGACGCGGACGTGCACGCCGCGGCGTTGCAGTACGTCCGGAAGATCTCGGGTTTCCGCGCGCCCGCCGCGCACAACGCCGCTGCGTTCGAGGCGGCGGTGACCGCCGTCGCCGCCGCCACCCGGACGCTGCTCGACCAGATCGTGGTCCGGGGCGCCAGCCGTCCCGGACCGTCCCCCGCCACCGACTGA